A genome region from Microbacterium sp. CGR2 includes the following:
- a CDS encoding sensor histidine kinase: MAPTTGAHAVPGPVAGPGSWLRARIWLVDLLVVIGVFLYNLPIIPIFADGPGEVIGLIVVSAALCGPYLMRRRFPVGVLGVMLVAAFAQLLLGAPVLAADAMLLLAVYNVATRYIWRVSLSAAALTVAWLLVAVIPHLGEEVIDVGQLGVLIVVTLWVWTWGTLVRIRRQYMAGLRERAEQAERERENNARIAVVNERARIAREIHDIVSHSLSVVVLMSDGAAAKVKSEPARAKSAMLHVRDTGRGALADMRRMLGVLREDEPGSDAPQPGIDQLDALVAESRTAGLPVALSVSGNRASLSEGLGLTVYRLVQEALTNSRKHAGPHVTRVDVRLEYRDDEVEVRITDDGHGQAEDLEAVTHGHGLLGMRERVAAHHGTLRVGPREGGGFEVVAVLPREEGTT; encoded by the coding sequence GTGGCTCCGACCACCGGTGCGCATGCGGTTCCGGGGCCCGTGGCTGGTCCGGGCTCCTGGCTGCGCGCCCGGATATGGTTGGTGGACCTGCTGGTCGTGATCGGGGTGTTCCTCTACAACCTGCCGATCATCCCCATCTTCGCTGATGGTCCTGGCGAGGTCATCGGGCTGATTGTGGTCTCCGCGGCGCTCTGCGGCCCGTACCTGATGCGCCGACGCTTCCCAGTGGGGGTGCTCGGCGTAATGCTGGTGGCTGCGTTCGCGCAGTTGTTGCTCGGCGCGCCGGTGCTGGCGGCGGATGCGATGCTTCTGCTCGCCGTCTACAACGTCGCGACCCGCTACATCTGGCGGGTTTCCCTCTCGGCTGCGGCGCTGACGGTGGCCTGGTTGCTGGTGGCGGTCATCCCGCACCTGGGCGAGGAAGTGATCGACGTCGGGCAGCTCGGGGTGCTGATCGTGGTGACGCTGTGGGTGTGGACCTGGGGGACGCTGGTGCGCATTCGCCGTCAGTACATGGCCGGGCTCCGGGAGCGAGCCGAGCAGGCAGAGCGTGAGCGGGAAAACAACGCGCGGATCGCGGTCGTCAACGAACGGGCACGCATCGCAAGGGAGATTCACGACATCGTGTCTCACAGCCTCAGCGTGGTCGTGCTGATGTCCGACGGGGCGGCGGCGAAGGTCAAGTCGGAGCCGGCGCGTGCGAAGTCGGCGATGCTCCATGTGCGCGACACCGGCCGAGGAGCGCTGGCGGACATGCGCCGCATGCTCGGAGTGCTGCGCGAGGACGAGCCGGGATCGGACGCCCCGCAGCCGGGCATCGATCAGCTCGATGCCCTCGTCGCGGAGTCCCGCACCGCCGGGCTGCCAGTCGCTCTTAGTGTCAGCGGTAATCGGGCGTCGCTGTCGGAGGGACTGGGGCTGACGGTGTACCGGCTGGTGCAGGAAGCCTTGACGAACTCACGCAAGCACGCCGGTCCGCACGTCACTCGTGTCGACGTGCGTCTGGAGTACCGTGACGACGAGGTCGAAGTCCGGATCACCGACGACGGGCACGGTCAGGCCGAGGATTTGGAGGCGGTCACGCATGGGCACGGCCTGCTCGGGATGCGCGAGCGAGTCGCTGCCCACCACGGCACGCTGCGGGTCGGACCGCGCGAAGGCGGAGGGTTCGAGGTCGTCGCGGTGCTGCCGCGAGAGGAGGGAACGACGTGA
- a CDS encoding response regulator transcription factor, with translation MTVRVVLVDDQQMIRMGLRMVLESQPGIEVVGEADDGDTALDVLDRVEADVVLMDVRMPRMNGVEATRRICAGEGGPRVLILTTFDLDEYAYDALQAGASGFLLKDTPVEDVAAAIKHIHAGDAVVAPSTTRRLLDHFTRSRPQSEPSGTVRLKELTPREHEVLILIARGLSNAEIAAELVLAEGTVKVHVGRILTKLGLRDRVQAVVLAYESGLVEAGER, from the coding sequence GTGACGGTGCGAGTAGTCTTGGTCGACGACCAGCAGATGATCCGCATGGGACTGCGGATGGTGCTGGAATCGCAGCCCGGGATCGAGGTCGTCGGCGAGGCCGACGACGGTGACACCGCGTTGGACGTGCTCGACCGGGTCGAAGCCGATGTCGTGCTCATGGACGTGCGGATGCCGCGGATGAACGGGGTCGAGGCGACCAGGCGCATCTGCGCCGGGGAGGGCGGCCCGCGCGTGCTGATCCTGACGACGTTCGACCTCGACGAGTACGCGTACGACGCACTGCAGGCCGGTGCGTCGGGGTTTCTGCTCAAAGACACCCCCGTCGAGGACGTCGCCGCCGCGATCAAGCACATCCACGCCGGCGACGCCGTGGTCGCGCCGAGCACAACCAGGCGTCTACTCGACCACTTCACGCGGTCCCGCCCGCAGTCGGAGCCGAGCGGCACGGTGCGGTTGAAAGAACTGACGCCGCGTGAGCACGAAGTGCTCATCCTGATCGCACGGGGCCTGTCGAACGCGGAGATCGCTGCCGAGCTTGTGCTGGCCGAGGGCACCGTGAAGGTGCATGTCGGCCGCATCCTCACCAAGCTGGGCCTTCGTGACCGGGTGCAGGCGGTGGTACTCGCCTATGAGTCTGGTCTCGTTGAGGCCGGCGAACGCTGA
- a CDS encoding ABC transporter ATP-binding protein: MSSPIVETSNLTKRYGQRSVVENLNLRVPAGSVYGFLGPNGAGKSTTMKMLLSLVQPTSGDVHIMGQPMTRSTRRSLLGSIGSLIEAPPGYAHLTGAENMRLVQRMLGLTNQQIDYAVRAVRLKDQMDKKVRNYSLGMKQRLGIAMALAREPKLLILDEPTNGLDPAGIEEMRTLLRRLADGGVTVMVSSHLLGEIDKTANVLGILSGSRMIFQGPRSELLVASNPDVIVTCSNPHAATATLRSFSARLTADGEIAVPGLDDRKTAGVVAALVGEKIGVYGVRREEQTLEDVFMTLTAGGGL; encoded by the coding sequence ATGTCTTCCCCGATCGTCGAAACCTCGAACCTGACCAAACGCTACGGGCAGCGCAGCGTCGTCGAGAACCTGAACCTGCGTGTCCCGGCCGGGAGCGTGTACGGGTTCCTCGGGCCCAACGGGGCGGGCAAGTCCACGACGATGAAGATGCTGCTCTCCCTCGTCCAGCCCACCAGCGGCGACGTGCACATCATGGGACAGCCCATGACCCGCAGCACGCGCCGAAGCCTGCTCGGCAGCATCGGGTCGCTCATTGAGGCCCCGCCCGGGTACGCGCACCTGACCGGTGCTGAGAACATGCGTCTGGTGCAGCGGATGCTCGGCCTGACCAATCAGCAGATCGACTACGCAGTCCGCGCCGTCCGGCTCAAAGACCAGATGGACAAGAAGGTCCGCAACTACAGCCTCGGGATGAAGCAGCGTCTCGGGATAGCGATGGCGCTGGCCCGAGAGCCGAAGCTGCTGATCCTTGATGAACCGACGAACGGACTGGACCCCGCCGGGATCGAAGAAATGCGGACGTTGCTGCGTCGCCTCGCCGACGGCGGCGTCACAGTGATGGTGTCCTCTCACCTGCTCGGCGAGATCGACAAGACCGCGAACGTGCTCGGGATCCTCTCCGGCAGCCGGATGATCTTTCAGGGCCCACGGTCGGAACTGTTGGTCGCCTCCAACCCGGACGTGATCGTCACGTGCTCGAACCCGCACGCCGCCACTGCCACCCTGCGCTCCTTCAGCGCGCGCCTCACCGCGGACGGTGAGATCGCCGTCCCCGGCCTGGATGACCGAAAGACCGCTGGTGTCGTCGCGGCGCTCGTCGGCGAGAAGATCGGGGTGTACGGGGTACGGCGCGAGGAGCAGACGCTCGAGGACGTGTTCATGACCCTCACCGCTGGAGGCGGCCTGTGA
- a CDS encoding ABC transporter permease, giving the protein MISRAVANEFAKMRHLKVGVIAVLMVLGVLALSLFAVISSPEFDPETPQAWNALLAGMSLGIPLLSPLLLAVLASRQTDIEHQGNGWLLQSTAGVTPGGVCRAKLVALGLIVSVVTLGTSLIVLAFGKVLAGILPPVPLGHWVGFTLCMLVVNLAVLALHILLSAKVENQLVALGVGVLGCILAVFSQGLPAAAAHVTPWGYYALAQAAGYEGDAIQALPIAYPSIAVLAVVVGVTFAVLTVRFDRQEA; this is encoded by the coding sequence GTGATCTCCCGGGCAGTGGCGAACGAGTTCGCCAAAATGCGCCACCTCAAGGTCGGGGTGATCGCGGTGTTGATGGTCCTCGGGGTGCTCGCACTGTCGCTGTTCGCGGTGATCTCCAGCCCGGAGTTCGATCCCGAGACACCTCAGGCGTGGAACGCGCTGCTGGCCGGCATGTCACTCGGCATCCCACTGCTTTCCCCGTTGCTGCTGGCGGTGCTCGCCTCCCGGCAGACCGACATCGAGCACCAGGGCAACGGATGGCTGCTGCAGTCCACCGCCGGGGTCACCCCGGGCGGTGTCTGTCGGGCCAAACTGGTTGCACTCGGCCTGATCGTCTCCGTGGTCACGCTCGGCACCAGTCTGATCGTGCTGGCCTTCGGGAAGGTGCTCGCGGGCATCCTGCCGCCGGTGCCGCTCGGGCATTGGGTCGGATTCACGCTCTGCATGCTCGTGGTCAACCTGGCCGTTCTCGCGCTGCACATCCTGCTGTCGGCGAAGGTCGAGAACCAGCTCGTCGCCCTCGGCGTCGGCGTGCTCGGCTGCATCCTCGCGGTGTTCTCGCAGGGCCTTCCGGCCGCCGCCGCGCACGTCACCCCGTGGGGCTACTACGCCCTCGCCCAGGCCGCCGGCTACGAAGGCGATGCGATCCAGGCGCTGCCGATCGCGTACCCGAGCATCGCCGTCCTGGCCGTGGTCGTCGGGGTGACCTTCGCCGTCCTCACCGTCCGTTTCGATCGTCAGGAGGCTTGA
- a CDS encoding ABC transporter permease, translating into MNALSAELVKLKRSLAWPIVLLLPIVLVLAGAATQLADGRQPENGWDTVWLQSVGFYGLFPLAIGIAIFGSLVWRVEHRGSNWNALMSGPTSSLHIVTAKAAVVAGLTAIMQVVLLAAVIVIGKVAFGLPGMLPGQHFAVTGLLILATIPVAAVQSALSMFLRSFAAPVAIALVASGVSTAALMAVGDAALISPYGVATRAALLGTGSFVDDGTVTGRAVAAIFTAAGVLTIALIVLTTRVLDRHDTRI; encoded by the coding sequence ATGAACGCGCTGTCCGCCGAACTCGTCAAGCTCAAACGATCCCTGGCCTGGCCGATCGTTCTGCTCCTGCCCATCGTGCTCGTCCTTGCCGGGGCCGCCACCCAGCTCGCCGACGGCCGTCAGCCGGAGAACGGTTGGGACACCGTCTGGCTGCAGTCGGTCGGCTTCTACGGCCTCTTCCCGCTCGCGATCGGGATCGCGATCTTCGGCTCCCTGGTCTGGCGGGTCGAGCACCGGGGCAGCAACTGGAACGCGCTGATGAGCGGCCCGACCAGCTCGCTACACATCGTCACCGCCAAGGCCGCAGTCGTCGCGGGACTCACCGCGATCATGCAGGTCGTCCTCCTGGCAGCCGTCATCGTGATCGGCAAGGTCGCGTTCGGGCTGCCCGGGATGCTGCCCGGCCAGCACTTCGCCGTCACCGGGCTGCTGATCCTCGCGACGATCCCGGTCGCGGCCGTCCAGTCGGCGCTGTCGATGTTCCTACGATCCTTCGCCGCGCCCGTCGCCATCGCCCTGGTTGCCTCCGGGGTCTCGACCGCCGCATTGATGGCCGTCGGCGACGCCGCCCTGATCTCGCCCTACGGCGTCGCCACCCGCGCCGCGCTGCTGGGCACCGGCTCCTTCGTCGACGACGGCACCGTCACCGGCAGAGCCGTCGCCGCGATCTTCACCGCAGCCGGCGTCCTCACCATCGCCCTCATCGTCCTCACCACCCGGGTGCTCGACCGCCACGACACCCGCATCTGA
- a CDS encoding cupin domain-containing protein: MADEVRNVLDALSAIDEHWQPHRLTSINDYDVKVVKLQGEFVWHTHPDTDELFMVVSGQLTIQLRDRDVILNPNDVFVVPRGVEHCPKATDEVQAILFEPKGTVNTGNAGGDRTAELKELD; this comes from the coding sequence ATGGCAGATGAAGTTCGCAATGTGCTCGACGCTCTTTCCGCAATCGATGAGCACTGGCAGCCGCACCGGCTGACCAGCATCAATGACTATGACGTCAAGGTGGTCAAGCTGCAGGGCGAGTTCGTGTGGCACACCCATCCCGACACCGATGAGCTCTTCATGGTCGTGAGCGGCCAGCTGACGATCCAGCTCCGTGACCGAGACGTCATCTTGAATCCGAATGACGTGTTCGTCGTTCCGCGGGGCGTCGAGCACTGCCCGAAAGCGACGGACGAGGTTCAGGCGATCCTATTCGAGCCGAAGGGGACAGTGAACACAGGAAACGCCGGCGGTGACAGGACCGCGGAGCTGAAGGAGCTCGACTGA